A region of Perognathus longimembris pacificus isolate PPM17 chromosome 19, ASM2315922v1, whole genome shotgun sequence DNA encodes the following proteins:
- the Fam169a gene encoding soluble lamin-associated protein of 75 kDa isoform X1, with product MAFPVDLLDNCSHEELESSAEDYMSDLRCGDPDNPEYLSLLSITIPISLSNVGFVPLYGGDQTQKILALFAPEDSLTAVALYLADQWWAIDDIVKTSLPSREGLKQVSTLGERVVLYVLNRIIYRKQEMERNEIPFLCHSSTDYAKILWRKGEAIGFYSVKPTGSLCTSYVTQSYQLPVLDTMFVRKKHRGKDCGLLMLEDFVDSFTEDALGLRYPLSSLMYTASKQYVEKYPGDHELLWEVEGVGNWYQRIPVTRALQRETLKITAVSQHEAKRPLSGECALAIDPEYEPGAEDNQSSEMQLTIDSLKDAFASTSEGHDKTPVSTRTRSGHLKRPKIGKRFQDAEFSSSQGEDEKTVQPLPTASINKLESTARTSESSEEFLEECEQRVTEFDDEISDKDARPALETQTGLEKQDGVKDPDLEPMNGEIMDDNLKTSLTTEEEDSTSEGLEEELKVQSFHSGEDATNLVPLVAESSKPVEAAAMDKTRHITDSETLMDQGSSDDKGHTEEKLSLVSKKKAHLGSSDNVATISSEERSDSGFPNSVVTEVSEEPVSENLSPHTTSSLEDQGEEVASEPQEMSTALPQSSLIEVELEDVPFSQNAGQKNQSEEQSEASSEQLDQFTQSAEKAVDSSSEEIEVEVPVVDRRNLRRKAKGHKGPAKKKAKLT from the exons ATGGCATTCCCTGTGGATTTGCTGGATAACTGCAGTCATGAGGAATTAGAAAGTTCTGCTGAAGATTACATGTCAGATTTAAGGTGTGGGGATCCTGACAACCCAGAATATTTATCTCTTCTCAGTATTACG ATTCCCATTAGCCTCTCAAATGTAGGCTTTGTACCTCTCTATGGTGGAGATCAGACTCAGAAAATTCTTGCTCTTTTTGCACCTGAGGATTCACTTACAG CTGTGGCACTTTACCTTGCTGATCAGTGGTGGGCCATTGATGATATTGTGAAAACATCTCTTCCTTCAAGAGAAGGGCTTAAGCAG GTGAGCACTCTTGGGGAAAGAGTGGTTCTGTATGTTCTCAATCGAATTATttatagaaaacaagaaatggagagaaatgagATCCCATTCCTGTGTCATAGCAGTACTGATTATGCTAAGATTCTgtggaggaaaggagaggccaTTGGGTTTTATTCAGTTAAGCCTACAG GAAGCTTATGTACTTCATATGTTACCCAAAGTTACCAACTGCCAGTTCTTGATACAATGTTTgtaagaaagaaacacagaggcAAAGATTGTGGGCTTCTCATGTTGGAGGATTTTGTTGATTCCTTTACAGAAGATGCACTTGGATTGCGCTATCCACTGTCTTCTCTCATGTACACAG CTTCCAAGCAATACGTTGAAAAGTATCCAGGAGACCATGAACTCCTTTGGGAAGTTGAAGGTGTTGGAAACTGGTACCAGCGAATACCAGTTACCAGAGCATTACAGAGAGAGACTCTTAAAATCACAG CAGTTTCTCAACATGAAGCCAAGAGGCCTCTGTCCGGGGAATGTGCTCTTGCAATAGATCCAGAATATGAACCGGGTGCTGAAGACAATCAGTCTAGTGAGATGCAGCTAACT ATTGATTCTCTAAAAGATGCCTTTGCAAGCACTTCTGAAG gccATGATAAAACACCTGTTTCCACTCGTACTCGAAGTGGTCATCTAAAGCGGCCAAAGATAGGAAAGCGGTTTCAAGATGCTGAATTTAGTAGTTCTCAAGGTGAAGATGAGAAAACTGTCCAGCCTTTACCTACAGCTTCAATAAACAA actgGAGTCTACTGCACGCACTTCAGAGAGCTCAGAAGAATTCCTGGAAGAATGTGAGCAGCGAGTGACAGAATTTGATGATGAAATCAGTGACAAAGATGCACGGCCTGCACTAGAAACCCAAACTGGCCTGGAGAAACAAGATGGTGTGAAG GACCCTGATTTAGAACCTATGAATGGTGAGATAATGGATGATAATCTTAAGACTTCACTTACAACTGAAGAGGAAGATTCTACTAGTGAAGGTTTAGAAGAAGAATTAAAAGTACAGTCTTTTCATTCTGGTGAAGATGCTACAAATCTTGTTCCCTTGGTGGCAGAATCTTCAAAGCCTGTTGAGGCTGCCGCAATGGATAAG ACCCGACATATAACTGACTCAGAAACGTTGATGGATCAAGGCTCATCTGATGACAAGGGGCACACGGAAGAGAAACTGTCCCTAGTTTCCAAAAAGAAAGCACATTTGGGGAGTTCAGACAATGTTGCTACTATCTCCAGTGAAGAACGATCTGATAGTGGTTTTCCAAACTCTGTGGTAACAGAAGTTTCTGAAGAGCCAGTCTCTGAGAACTTATCACCGCACACGACTTCCTCATTGGAAGACCAGGGCGAGGAGGTTGCGTCTGAGCCCCAGGAAATGTCTACTGCTCTTCCTCAGAGTTCTCTTATAGAGGTAGAACTTGAGGATGTGCCATTCTCTCAGAATGCAGGACAGAAGAACCAGTCAGAGGAGCAGTCTGAAGCATCTTCTGAGCAACTCGATCAGTTCACACAGTCAGCAGAAAAAGCTGTAGATAGCAGCTCAGAGGAGATCGAGGTGGAAGTGCCTGTGGTCGACCGGCGGAATTTAAGAAGGAAGGCCAAAGGGCACAAAGGACCTGCCAAGAAGAAAGCCAAGCTCACCTGA
- the Nsa2 gene encoding ribosome biogenesis protein NSA2 homolog — MPQNEYIELHRKRYGYRLDYHEKKRKKESREAHERSKKAKKMIGLKAKLYHKQRHAEKIQMKKTIKMHEKRNTKQKDDEKTPQGAVPAYLLDREGQSRAKVLSNMIKQKRKEKAGKWEVPLPKVRAQGETEVLKVIRTGKRKKKAWKRMVTKVCFVGDGFTRKPPKYERFIRPMGLRFKKAHVTHPELKATFCLPILGVKKNPSSPLYTTLGVITKGTVIEVNVSELGLVTQGGKVIWGKYAQVTNNPENDGCINAVLLV; from the exons ATG CCACAAAACGAATATATTGAATTACACCGTAAACGCTATGGATATCGTTTGGATtaccatgagaaaaaaagaaagaaagaaagccgaGAGGCTCATGAACGGTCAAAGAAGGCCAAAAAAATGATTGGCCTGAAGGCTAAGCTCTACCACAAACAGCGCCATGctgagaaaatacaaatgaaaaagac CATCAAGATGCATGAAAAGAGAAACACCAAACAAAAGGATGATGAGAAGACTCCTCAGGGAGCAGTACCTGCCTATCTGCTGGACAGAGAAGGGCAGTCCCGAGCAAAAGTGCTGTCCAACATGATTAAACAAAAACGGAAAGAGAAAGCG GGAAAGTGGGAAGTCCCTCTTCCCAAAGTTCGTGCCCAGGGAGAAACAGAAGTATTAAAAGTTATTCgtacaggaaagagaaaaaagaaggcatgGAAGAGGATGGTTACTAAAGTCTGCTTTGTTGGAGATGGCTTTACAAGAAAGCCTCCTAAATATGAAAGGTTCATCAGACCAATG GGCTTACGTTTCAAGAAGGCCCACGTAACACATCCTGAACTGAAAGCCACCTTTTGCCTGCCAATACTTGGTGTGAAAAAGAATCCCTCATCTCCACTTTATACAACTTTGGGTGTCATTACCAAAGGGACAGTCATTGAGGTGAACGTGAGTGAGCTGGGCCTAGTGACACAAGGAGGCAAAGTTATTTGGG gTAAATATGCCCAGGTTACCAATAATCCTGAAAATGATGGATGTATAAATGCGGTCTTACTGGTTTGA
- the Fam169a gene encoding soluble lamin-associated protein of 75 kDa isoform X2, with amino-acid sequence MAFPVDLLDNCSHEELESSAEDYMSDLRCGDPDNPEYLSLLSITIPISLSNVGFVPLYGGDQTQKILALFAPEDSLTAVALYLADQWWAIDDIVKTSLPSREGLKQVSTLGERVVLYVLNRIIYRKQEMERNEIPFLCHSSTDYAKILWRKGEAIGFYSVKPTGSLCTSYVTQSYQLPVLDTMFVRKKHRGKDCGLLMLEDFVDSFTEDALGLRYPLSSLMYTASKQYVEKYPGDHELLWEVEGVGNWYQRIPVTRALQRETLKITVSQHEAKRPLSGECALAIDPEYEPGAEDNQSSEMQLTIDSLKDAFASTSEGHDKTPVSTRTRSGHLKRPKIGKRFQDAEFSSSQGEDEKTVQPLPTASINKLESTARTSESSEEFLEECEQRVTEFDDEISDKDARPALETQTGLEKQDGVKDPDLEPMNGEIMDDNLKTSLTTEEEDSTSEGLEEELKVQSFHSGEDATNLVPLVAESSKPVEAAAMDKTRHITDSETLMDQGSSDDKGHTEEKLSLVSKKKAHLGSSDNVATISSEERSDSGFPNSVVTEVSEEPVSENLSPHTTSSLEDQGEEVASEPQEMSTALPQSSLIEVELEDVPFSQNAGQKNQSEEQSEASSEQLDQFTQSAEKAVDSSSEEIEVEVPVVDRRNLRRKAKGHKGPAKKKAKLT; translated from the exons ATGGCATTCCCTGTGGATTTGCTGGATAACTGCAGTCATGAGGAATTAGAAAGTTCTGCTGAAGATTACATGTCAGATTTAAGGTGTGGGGATCCTGACAACCCAGAATATTTATCTCTTCTCAGTATTACG ATTCCCATTAGCCTCTCAAATGTAGGCTTTGTACCTCTCTATGGTGGAGATCAGACTCAGAAAATTCTTGCTCTTTTTGCACCTGAGGATTCACTTACAG CTGTGGCACTTTACCTTGCTGATCAGTGGTGGGCCATTGATGATATTGTGAAAACATCTCTTCCTTCAAGAGAAGGGCTTAAGCAG GTGAGCACTCTTGGGGAAAGAGTGGTTCTGTATGTTCTCAATCGAATTATttatagaaaacaagaaatggagagaaatgagATCCCATTCCTGTGTCATAGCAGTACTGATTATGCTAAGATTCTgtggaggaaaggagaggccaTTGGGTTTTATTCAGTTAAGCCTACAG GAAGCTTATGTACTTCATATGTTACCCAAAGTTACCAACTGCCAGTTCTTGATACAATGTTTgtaagaaagaaacacagaggcAAAGATTGTGGGCTTCTCATGTTGGAGGATTTTGTTGATTCCTTTACAGAAGATGCACTTGGATTGCGCTATCCACTGTCTTCTCTCATGTACACAG CTTCCAAGCAATACGTTGAAAAGTATCCAGGAGACCATGAACTCCTTTGGGAAGTTGAAGGTGTTGGAAACTGGTACCAGCGAATACCAGTTACCAGAGCATTACAGAGAGAGACTCTTAAAATCACAG TTTCTCAACATGAAGCCAAGAGGCCTCTGTCCGGGGAATGTGCTCTTGCAATAGATCCAGAATATGAACCGGGTGCTGAAGACAATCAGTCTAGTGAGATGCAGCTAACT ATTGATTCTCTAAAAGATGCCTTTGCAAGCACTTCTGAAG gccATGATAAAACACCTGTTTCCACTCGTACTCGAAGTGGTCATCTAAAGCGGCCAAAGATAGGAAAGCGGTTTCAAGATGCTGAATTTAGTAGTTCTCAAGGTGAAGATGAGAAAACTGTCCAGCCTTTACCTACAGCTTCAATAAACAA actgGAGTCTACTGCACGCACTTCAGAGAGCTCAGAAGAATTCCTGGAAGAATGTGAGCAGCGAGTGACAGAATTTGATGATGAAATCAGTGACAAAGATGCACGGCCTGCACTAGAAACCCAAACTGGCCTGGAGAAACAAGATGGTGTGAAG GACCCTGATTTAGAACCTATGAATGGTGAGATAATGGATGATAATCTTAAGACTTCACTTACAACTGAAGAGGAAGATTCTACTAGTGAAGGTTTAGAAGAAGAATTAAAAGTACAGTCTTTTCATTCTGGTGAAGATGCTACAAATCTTGTTCCCTTGGTGGCAGAATCTTCAAAGCCTGTTGAGGCTGCCGCAATGGATAAG ACCCGACATATAACTGACTCAGAAACGTTGATGGATCAAGGCTCATCTGATGACAAGGGGCACACGGAAGAGAAACTGTCCCTAGTTTCCAAAAAGAAAGCACATTTGGGGAGTTCAGACAATGTTGCTACTATCTCCAGTGAAGAACGATCTGATAGTGGTTTTCCAAACTCTGTGGTAACAGAAGTTTCTGAAGAGCCAGTCTCTGAGAACTTATCACCGCACACGACTTCCTCATTGGAAGACCAGGGCGAGGAGGTTGCGTCTGAGCCCCAGGAAATGTCTACTGCTCTTCCTCAGAGTTCTCTTATAGAGGTAGAACTTGAGGATGTGCCATTCTCTCAGAATGCAGGACAGAAGAACCAGTCAGAGGAGCAGTCTGAAGCATCTTCTGAGCAACTCGATCAGTTCACACAGTCAGCAGAAAAAGCTGTAGATAGCAGCTCAGAGGAGATCGAGGTGGAAGTGCCTGTGGTCGACCGGCGGAATTTAAGAAGGAAGGCCAAAGGGCACAAAGGACCTGCCAAGAAGAAAGCCAAGCTCACCTGA